In a genomic window of Salegentibacter salegens:
- a CDS encoding GNAT family N-acetyltransferase, producing the protein MKIIIANKSHAQYAEIICTTIEESAKVRGTGIARRTPEYIIGKMEKGNAVIALDGDKFAGFCYIETWSHDRYVANSGLIVHPDYRNQGLAKEIKEVVFNHSRKMYPNAKIFGITTGLAVMKINYELGYQPVTFSELTDDETFWKGCQTCKNYDILTRTERKMCLCTGMMYDPERKKDSKQTQKKESLNDKAFKRLKNIKQTLFYKKEKNDS; encoded by the coding sequence ATGAAGATTATCATTGCTAATAAATCTCACGCTCAATACGCTGAGATTATTTGTACCACTATAGAAGAATCTGCAAAGGTTCGAGGCACCGGCATCGCCCGGCGAACTCCCGAATACATCATTGGAAAAATGGAAAAGGGGAATGCAGTTATCGCTTTAGACGGCGATAAATTCGCCGGATTCTGCTACATCGAAACCTGGAGCCACGATAGGTATGTGGCCAATTCCGGACTTATTGTACATCCCGATTATAGAAATCAGGGGTTAGCCAAAGAGATCAAGGAAGTGGTTTTTAACCATTCCAGGAAAATGTATCCAAATGCTAAAATCTTCGGGATCACTACCGGTCTGGCGGTGATGAAAATAAATTACGAGCTGGGATATCAGCCTGTAACCTTTTCTGAGTTAACCGATGATGAAACTTTTTGGAAAGGTTGCCAAACCTGTAAAAATTACGATATCCTTACCAGGACCGAACGAAAAATGTGCCTCTGTACCGGGATGATGTATGACCCTGAAAGAAAAAAAGATTCCAAACAAACGCAGAAAAAGGAAAGTTTGAATGATAAAGCTTTTAAAAGGTTAAAGAATATAAAACAAACCTTGTTTTATAAAAAGGAGAAAAACGACAGTTAG
- the ilvA gene encoding threonine ammonia-lyase IlvA: protein MDTLLADKKIYKPQLAAVKEAAERISKVVVKTPLMQSFTYSKKFSANVMLKREDLQQVRSYKIRGAYNKISSLPQDQLAKGVICASAGNHAQGVAFACNKLQVKGVIYMPITTPRQKVEQTNMFGGEWVKVVLKGDTFDDSYKSAIKHGDKKGLVFIHPFDDEKVIEGQATIGLEILEQATEPIDYVFAPLGGGGLLAGLSSMFKELSPNTKIIGVEPEGAPSMTSSLKEGKLVELKSIERFVDGAAVQKVGTRNFEICKENLDHMITVPEGKICQSILDLYNQDAIVVEPAGAMAISALDFFAEDIKGKNVVCIVSGSNNDITRTAEIKERALLYAGLKHYFVISFPQRAGALKDFLDKVLGPKDDITHFEYSKKHHRENAPAVVGIELNDPADFEPLVARMKAKNFYGEYLNDKPNLFQYLV, encoded by the coding sequence ATGGATACTTTGCTGGCAGATAAAAAAATATACAAACCTCAATTAGCGGCGGTTAAAGAAGCAGCTGAGCGGATTTCTAAAGTGGTGGTAAAAACACCCTTGATGCAATCTTTTACCTATAGCAAAAAGTTTTCAGCTAATGTTATGCTGAAAAGGGAAGATTTGCAACAGGTGCGTTCTTATAAAATTCGCGGGGCTTACAATAAAATCTCGAGTCTTCCGCAAGATCAGTTAGCTAAAGGGGTGATTTGTGCCAGCGCCGGAAATCATGCGCAAGGTGTAGCTTTTGCTTGTAATAAATTGCAGGTGAAAGGCGTAATCTATATGCCAATTACCACACCCAGGCAAAAAGTAGAACAAACAAATATGTTTGGTGGCGAGTGGGTTAAAGTGGTTTTAAAAGGGGATACTTTTGATGATTCTTATAAAAGTGCTATTAAACATGGTGATAAAAAAGGATTGGTTTTTATACATCCTTTTGATGATGAAAAAGTGATTGAAGGCCAGGCCACTATTGGGCTGGAAATCTTGGAACAGGCAACTGAACCTATAGATTATGTTTTCGCCCCACTTGGGGGTGGCGGACTTTTAGCCGGATTGTCATCAATGTTTAAAGAACTATCACCAAATACAAAGATAATTGGTGTAGAGCCGGAGGGCGCACCTTCTATGACCTCTTCTTTAAAAGAAGGAAAATTGGTAGAATTAAAATCTATTGAACGGTTTGTAGATGGTGCCGCGGTGCAAAAAGTGGGAACCCGAAATTTTGAGATTTGTAAAGAAAATCTTGATCACATGATCACGGTACCTGAAGGTAAGATTTGCCAAAGTATCCTGGATCTTTATAACCAGGATGCAATTGTGGTAGAGCCAGCGGGAGCTATGGCGATAAGTGCGCTCGATTTTTTTGCCGAAGATATTAAAGGTAAAAACGTGGTATGTATTGTAAGCGGCAGCAATAACGATATTACCCGAACTGCAGAGATTAAAGAACGGGCTCTTTTATATGCCGGTTTAAAGCACTATTTTGTAATAAGTTTCCCACAGCGTGCAGGTGCTCTGAAAGATTTTCTGGATAAGGTTTTAGGTCCTAAAGACGATATTACACATTTTGAATACTCAAAGAAGCATCATCGTGAAAATGCCCCAGCAGTTGTGGGGATAGAATTAAACGATCCTGCAGATTTTGAGCCATTGGTTGCCAGGATGAAAGCGAAGAATTTTTACGGGGAATATCTCAACGATAAGCCTAATTTGTTTCAATATTTAGTATAA
- a CDS encoding response regulator transcription factor, with protein sequence MNNTVAIVDDHTLFAQSLKNMVNSFPEYEVAGIHKNGKELVTQFEANQPKPDLVLLDIRMPIMDGPETMSWLKENFPDQKVLALTMEDDEETVTFMVKLGCRGYLLKDIDPDEFKFALDEVIKEGFFYSDAVSEAIKNKNKENKLVNLTKRELEFLSLACSEMTYKEVANEMNLSPKTIDGYRESLFHKLNVRSRTGLVLYAIKHRILLL encoded by the coding sequence ATGAATAATACGGTAGCAATTGTAGACGATCACACCTTATTTGCGCAATCCTTAAAAAATATGGTGAACTCGTTTCCGGAATATGAAGTGGCGGGAATTCATAAAAATGGCAAGGAATTGGTCACCCAATTTGAGGCGAACCAACCCAAACCAGACCTGGTTTTACTGGATATTAGGATGCCAATAATGGATGGCCCTGAAACGATGAGTTGGCTTAAAGAAAATTTTCCCGACCAAAAAGTTTTGGCGCTTACTATGGAAGACGATGAGGAAACCGTGACTTTTATGGTGAAATTGGGTTGTCGCGGTTATTTGTTAAAAGATATAGATCCCGATGAGTTTAAGTTTGCCCTGGATGAAGTGATAAAAGAAGGCTTTTTCTATAGCGATGCGGTTTCTGAAGCCATTAAAAATAAGAATAAAGAAAATAAACTCGTTAACCTTACCAAACGTGAACTGGAATTTCTTAGCTTGGCTTGTTCTGAAATGACCTATAAAGAAGTGGCGAACGAAATGAACCTTAGCCCAAAAACCATAGATGGATATCGTGAAAGTTTGTTTCATAAACTAAACGTAAGAAGTCGAACCGGTTTGGTTTTGTATGCTATTAAACACAGGATTTTGTTGTTGTAA
- the ilvB gene encoding biosynthetic-type acetolactate synthase large subunit — MEVKTASFEKTASPKTTTVSGAEAVIKCLLEEGVDTLYGYPGGAIMPVYDELYKYQTQIHHVLTRHEQGATHAAQGYARVSGKVGVAMATSGPGATNLVTGIADAQIDSTPMVCITGQVGSHLLGSDAFQETDIIGISTPITKWNYQVTKAEEIPEVLAKAFFIARSGRPGPVLIDITKDAQFATLDFSYKKCSGIRSYKPKPEINLLEVERAAEAINNAKKPMIIFGQGVILGGAEELFKQVVEKSGIPAAWTILGLSAMPTDHPLNVGMVGMHGNYGPNVLTNECDVLIAIGMRFDDRVTGNLEKYAKQAKVIHFEIDPAEINKNVYADIPVLGNVNETLKILLELLKPNKHEAWHQKFKDYYQIEFDKIIKNDLNAERGKIGMAEVIDEINKCSKGDAVIVSDVGQHQMVACRYSKFNQTRSNVTSGGLGTMGFALPAAIGAKMGAPERDVVAVIGDGGYQMTIQELGTIFQTKVPVKIVVLNNDFLGMVRQWQQLFFEKRYASTEMVNPDFITIAKGYHIKAKQVSERENLKDAVKEMMDSKEAYFLEVKVEQEENVFPMVPTGASVSEIRLE; from the coding sequence ATGGAAGTTAAAACAGCTAGTTTCGAAAAAACAGCTTCTCCAAAAACAACCACGGTTTCAGGAGCTGAAGCGGTGATAAAATGTTTGTTGGAGGAAGGGGTTGATACGCTTTACGGCTATCCCGGCGGAGCAATTATGCCCGTCTACGATGAATTGTACAAATACCAAACCCAAATTCACCACGTCCTCACGCGCCACGAACAAGGCGCTACTCACGCTGCACAGGGTTATGCCAGGGTAAGCGGGAAAGTAGGTGTTGCTATGGCGACTTCGGGTCCCGGAGCCACCAATTTGGTGACAGGAATTGCCGATGCACAAATAGATTCTACACCCATGGTATGTATCACCGGGCAGGTAGGTTCACATTTACTGGGAAGCGATGCTTTTCAGGAAACCGATATTATTGGGATTTCCACACCAATCACCAAGTGGAATTATCAGGTGACTAAAGCTGAAGAAATTCCGGAAGTTTTAGCAAAAGCTTTTTTTATAGCACGTTCAGGAAGACCGGGACCTGTGTTGATTGATATTACAAAAGACGCGCAGTTTGCTACGCTAGATTTTTCATATAAAAAATGTTCAGGGATTAGAAGTTATAAACCTAAACCTGAAATTAATCTATTAGAAGTAGAAAGAGCTGCCGAAGCGATAAATAATGCCAAAAAACCTATGATCATTTTTGGTCAGGGAGTGATTTTAGGCGGTGCCGAAGAACTTTTTAAACAGGTAGTAGAGAAATCGGGTATTCCCGCTGCGTGGACCATTTTAGGACTGTCAGCTATGCCAACAGATCATCCGTTGAATGTGGGAATGGTTGGAATGCACGGCAATTATGGTCCGAATGTATTAACCAACGAATGTGATGTTTTAATCGCTATCGGGATGCGTTTTGACGACAGGGTAACCGGAAATTTGGAGAAATATGCCAAACAGGCTAAAGTGATTCATTTTGAAATAGATCCGGCTGAAATTAATAAAAACGTTTACGCCGATATTCCGGTTTTGGGGAACGTAAATGAAACCCTAAAAATCTTATTGGAGCTTTTAAAACCGAATAAACACGAGGCCTGGCATCAAAAGTTTAAAGATTATTATCAAATTGAATTCGATAAAATCATTAAAAATGATTTAAATGCTGAGCGTGGAAAAATCGGAATGGCAGAAGTTATTGATGAGATCAATAAATGCTCAAAAGGAGATGCTGTAATCGTTTCAGATGTTGGTCAGCATCAAATGGTGGCCTGTAGGTATTCAAAATTCAATCAAACCAGGAGTAATGTTACTTCCGGTGGACTTGGAACTATGGGATTTGCACTTCCAGCTGCAATTGGTGCTAAAATGGGTGCGCCAGAACGCGATGTGGTAGCAGTAATTGGCGATGGTGGTTACCAAATGACTATCCAGGAATTAGGAACTATTTTTCAAACAAAAGTTCCGGTAAAAATCGTGGTTTTAAATAACGATTTCCTCGGAATGGTGCGCCAGTGGCAACAGTTGTTTTTCGAAAAGCGATATGCTTCCACAGAAATGGTAAATCCCGATTTTATAACGATTGCCAAAGGATATCATATTAAAGCCAAACAGGTAAGTGAGCGTGAAAATTTGAAAGATGCGGTTAAGGAAATGATGGATTCTAAAGAAGCTTATTTCCTTGAAGTAAAAGTTGAACAGGAAGAAAATGTATTCCCAATGGTGCCTACCGGGGCTTCAGTTTCTGAAATAAGATTAGAGTAA
- a CDS encoding bifunctional GNAT family N-acetyltransferase/carbon-nitrogen hydrolase family protein produces the protein MNETPKIELRNLKLKDYQELKVSMIKSYQKMPEEYWSKDEIRNLVNKFPEGQFCIIIDNKIAGCALSIIIDSKKFDEDHTYDEIIGGENFSTHTKNGDILYGIDVFIHPDYRGMRLGRRLYEARKEVCEQLNLKSIVFGGRIPNYATYSKELTPKKYIEKVKLQEIHDPVLSFQLSNDFHVKKVIKGYLPGDAESKEYAVLMEWNNIYYTKTTKLIDTPKTVVRLGLVQWQMRLFKDYDALVSQIEFFVDAVSDYQSDFILFPELFNAPLMAEFNELTEPEAIRGLSTYTERLLETFQEFAVNYNINIITGSMPMVIGEHMYNVGFLCRRDGSYERYEKLHITPAEESAWGMKGGSKLQTFDTDCGKIGVLICYDIEFPEVGRILAEEGMNILFVPFMTDTQNGYSRVKICAQARAVENECYVAIAGSVGNLPKVNNMDIQYAQSAVLTPSDFAFPVNGIKAEATPNTESTLLVDVDLDLLKELHAFGSVRNMKDRRKDLYSLKKKK, from the coding sequence GTGAACGAAACTCCCAAAATTGAACTTCGAAATTTAAAGCTTAAAGATTATCAGGAACTTAAAGTTTCTATGATAAAGAGCTACCAGAAAATGCCAGAGGAATACTGGAGTAAAGACGAAATTAGGAACCTGGTCAATAAATTTCCCGAAGGGCAGTTTTGCATAATTATAGACAATAAAATTGCCGGCTGTGCACTTTCTATCATTATCGATTCTAAAAAGTTTGATGAAGATCATACTTACGATGAAATTATTGGTGGTGAAAATTTTTCTACCCACACTAAAAACGGTGATATTTTATACGGAATAGATGTTTTTATTCATCCAGATTACCGCGGAATGCGCTTGGGAAGACGTTTATACGAAGCCCGAAAAGAGGTTTGTGAGCAGCTTAATCTAAAATCTATTGTGTTTGGTGGGCGTATTCCTAATTACGCGACATATTCTAAAGAACTCACCCCTAAAAAATATATTGAGAAAGTAAAACTGCAGGAAATTCATGATCCTGTGTTGTCTTTTCAGCTTTCTAACGATTTTCACGTAAAAAAAGTAATTAAAGGCTATTTGCCCGGTGATGCCGAAAGTAAGGAATATGCGGTATTAATGGAGTGGAATAATATTTACTACACCAAAACCACTAAATTGATTGATACGCCCAAAACCGTAGTTCGGCTTGGTTTGGTACAATGGCAAATGCGACTTTTTAAGGATTATGATGCGCTGGTTTCACAAATTGAATTCTTTGTAGATGCGGTAAGTGATTATCAGAGTGATTTTATTCTTTTTCCTGAATTGTTCAACGCGCCACTTATGGCCGAATTTAACGAGTTAACTGAACCTGAGGCTATCCGTGGACTTTCAACGTATACCGAACGTTTGCTGGAAACCTTCCAGGAATTTGCGGTGAATTACAATATAAATATCATCACCGGAAGTATGCCTATGGTGATTGGTGAACATATGTATAATGTTGGTTTTTTATGTCGCCGCGACGGAAGTTATGAGCGTTATGAAAAATTACATATTACTCCGGCTGAAGAATCGGCCTGGGGAATGAAGGGCGGTAGCAAACTCCAAACCTTTGATACCGATTGCGGAAAAATTGGTGTACTAATTTGTTATGATATTGAATTTCCTGAAGTTGGCCGAATTTTAGCCGAAGAAGGAATGAATATTCTTTTTGTTCCATTTATGACCGATACGCAAAACGGATATTCTCGTGTAAAAATATGCGCACAGGCCAGGGCGGTAGAAAATGAATGTTATGTTGCCATTGCAGGATCTGTAGGGAATTTACCCAAAGTAAATAATATGGACATCCAGTATGCTCAAAGCGCGGTATTAACGCCTTCAGATTTCGCATTTCCCGTAAACGGAATAAAAGCCGAAGCCACCCCAAATACTGAAAGTACCTTATTAGTAGATGTAGACCTGGATCTACTAAAAGAGCTGCACGCTTTTGGAAGTGTTAGAAATATGAAAGACAGGAGGAAGGATTTGTATTCTTTAAAGAAGAAAAAGTAG
- the ilvN gene encoding acetolactate synthase small subunit: MEKKNFTVSIYTENNIGLLSRIAAIFQKRHINIESITASRSEVNGVMRFIIVVQVTEDQVKKIVGQIEKQIEVIKAFYHTDDEMIYQETALYKVNSADFVEDLNIQDFIKGSNARIVTVTPKFFVIEKTGKRHETDSLYEKLKPYGLMQFVRSGTIAVTKNEMPISNILEQFDTTN; this comes from the coding sequence ATGGAAAAGAAAAATTTCACCGTTTCGATTTATACCGAAAACAACATAGGCCTTTTGAGTCGTATTGCGGCTATTTTTCAGAAAAGGCATATTAATATTGAGAGCATTACCGCTTCTAGAAGTGAAGTAAACGGGGTGATGCGCTTTATAATCGTAGTACAGGTCACAGAAGATCAGGTAAAAAAGATCGTTGGACAAATTGAAAAGCAAATAGAAGTAATTAAAGCTTTTTACCATACCGATGATGAAATGATCTACCAGGAAACCGCCTTGTATAAAGTAAATTCAGCCGATTTTGTTGAAGATCTTAATATTCAGGATTTTATAAAAGGATCTAACGCACGCATCGTGACGGTTACCCCAAAGTTTTTTGTCATTGAAAAAACTGGAAAACGTCATGAAACCGATAGTCTTTACGAAAAATTAAAACCTTATGGATTGATGCAGTTCGTACGCTCTGGCACTATTGCAGTGACCAAGAACGAAATGCCAATCTCGAACATTTTAGAACAATTTGATACAACCAATTAA
- a CDS encoding sensor histidine kinase, whose amino-acid sequence MLSKEEILLIIYFVVVILLLTAFVIVFFVVYQRRKNKMLQEQFEAKQRFEREISQSRLEMQEQTLKNVGWELHDNIGQLLSVAKMQLNIYSKKLPAAEQNSVSEIKETVANSLQEVRSLSKSLNNQVIGYAGLVVSVENELARFQRMGVIETQLEITGEKQEIPQQHSIILFRILQEFFSNVIKHAKASALSVHITFASEEIIITAKDNGQGFDMEAVKKNSGLFNMESRAVLIQAKFKMETSIGVGTSLSLRYSLKGQQDE is encoded by the coding sequence ATGCTTTCTAAAGAAGAAATTTTACTCATTATCTATTTTGTGGTAGTCATCTTGCTGCTAACAGCCTTTGTGATCGTTTTTTTTGTGGTGTACCAAAGGCGTAAAAATAAAATGCTGCAAGAGCAATTTGAGGCTAAACAGCGTTTTGAGCGGGAAATTTCCCAATCGCGTTTAGAAATGCAGGAACAAACTTTAAAGAATGTAGGTTGGGAGTTGCATGATAATATTGGTCAGTTACTTTCTGTTGCCAAAATGCAGCTCAATATTTATTCAAAAAAGCTACCTGCAGCCGAGCAAAACTCTGTTTCAGAAATTAAAGAAACCGTGGCGAATTCGCTTCAGGAAGTGCGATCGCTTTCAAAATCCTTAAACAACCAGGTGATTGGTTATGCCGGTTTGGTGGTTTCGGTAGAAAATGAACTGGCAAGGTTTCAGCGTATGGGCGTTATCGAAACTCAGTTGGAAATAACCGGCGAAAAACAGGAAATTCCGCAGCAACACAGCATTATTTTATTCAGGATACTTCAGGAATTCTTTTCTAACGTGATCAAGCACGCGAAGGCTTCAGCATTAAGTGTCCATATTACTTTTGCTTCCGAAGAAATTATTATTACTGCAAAAGATAACGGGCAGGGGTTTGATATGGAAGCGGTGAAGAAGAATTCAGGATTATTCAATATGGAAAGCAGGGCAGTGCTGATACAGGCAAAGTTTAAGATGGAAACTTCTATAGGCGTGGGAACTTCCTTATCTTTACGTTATTCTTTAAAGGGGCAACAAGATGAATAA
- the ilvD gene encoding dihydroxy-acid dehydratase, whose translation MHNKFSKVLTQSDSQPASQAMLHAIGLTKEDFKKPFVGIASTGYEGNPCNMHLNDLAKLVKKGANENELVGLIFNTIGVSDGISMGTPGMRYSLPSRDIIADSMETVIHAMSYDALITVVGCDKNMPGALMAMLRINRPSILVYGGTIASGCHDGKKLDVVSAFEAWGAKTAGDIDKEEYESIIEKACPGAGACGGMYTANTMASAIEALGMALPYNSSNPAVGEEKKTESEEAGKAVRLLIEKDIKPRDIVNRKSLENAIRLLTVLGGSTNAVLHFLAIAKSAEVDFNLTDFEKICDSTPFLADLKPSGKYAMEDVHRIGGIPAVLKYMLKNDMLHGDCLTVTGKSLAENLADVPDMEEGQDVFRPLDNPIKKTGHIRILYGNLAEGGSVAKITGKEGLQFTGTAKVFNSEYDANDGISEGKVKKGDVVVIRYEGPKGGPGMPEMLKPTSAIMGAKLGKDVALITDGRFSGGTHGFVVGHITPEAQEGGLLAFLKDGDQITINAETNKIEVALSAEEIEKRKENWKAPALKFNKGVLYKYARTVSSASQGCVTDEF comes from the coding sequence ATGCATAACAAATTCAGTAAAGTTTTAACACAAAGCGATTCGCAACCGGCATCACAGGCAATGTTGCACGCAATAGGTTTAACCAAAGAAGATTTTAAAAAACCATTTGTTGGTATTGCCAGTACCGGTTACGAGGGCAATCCGTGTAATATGCACCTTAACGATTTGGCTAAATTGGTTAAAAAGGGCGCTAATGAGAATGAGCTTGTTGGTTTAATTTTTAATACCATCGGTGTTAGTGACGGGATTTCTATGGGAACCCCGGGAATGCGATATTCGCTGCCATCTCGCGATATTATTGCTGATTCTATGGAAACGGTAATTCACGCGATGTCTTACGATGCATTGATCACCGTGGTGGGATGCGATAAAAATATGCCCGGTGCGCTTATGGCAATGTTAAGAATTAACCGTCCGTCAATTTTGGTTTATGGTGGTACAATTGCTTCCGGTTGTCATGACGGTAAAAAACTGGATGTAGTTTCCGCTTTTGAAGCCTGGGGTGCAAAAACTGCTGGAGATATAGATAAAGAAGAATACGAAAGCATTATAGAAAAAGCTTGTCCCGGCGCAGGTGCCTGCGGTGGGATGTACACCGCGAATACCATGGCTTCGGCTATTGAAGCTTTGGGGATGGCTTTACCCTATAATTCTTCTAATCCAGCGGTGGGTGAAGAAAAGAAAACCGAGAGCGAAGAAGCAGGAAAGGCGGTTCGTTTACTAATTGAAAAAGATATTAAACCCCGCGATATAGTGAATCGTAAATCGCTGGAAAATGCTATTCGATTACTTACCGTTTTAGGTGGATCTACAAATGCGGTATTACACTTTTTGGCTATCGCGAAATCAGCTGAGGTTGATTTTAACTTAACCGATTTTGAAAAAATATGTGATAGTACCCCGTTTTTGGCTGATCTAAAACCAAGCGGAAAGTACGCGATGGAAGATGTTCATAGAATAGGCGGAATTCCCGCGGTTCTAAAATATATGCTGAAAAACGATATGCTTCACGGCGACTGTTTGACCGTAACCGGAAAGAGCTTAGCTGAAAACCTGGCTGATGTTCCAGATATGGAAGAAGGCCAGGATGTATTTAGACCTTTGGATAACCCGATAAAGAAAACCGGGCATATCAGGATTCTCTACGGAAACCTTGCTGAAGGCGGTTCTGTGGCGAAAATTACCGGAAAAGAAGGTTTGCAATTTACCGGAACAGCTAAAGTATTTAATAGTGAATATGATGCTAACGATGGAATTTCAGAAGGAAAAGTAAAAAAAGGAGATGTCGTCGTCATTCGGTATGAGGGCCCAAAAGGTGGTCCTGGAATGCCGGAAATGCTTAAGCCTACTTCAGCAATAATGGGTGCGAAACTCGGCAAAGATGTGGCTTTGATTACTGATGGAAGATTTTCAGGCGGAACCCACGGTTTTGTCGTCGGGCATATTACCCCGGAAGCCCAGGAAGGTGGTTTGCTGGCATTCCTGAAAGATGGAGACCAGATTACCATAAATGCTGAAACTAATAAAATTGAAGTTGCGCTTTCAGCAGAAGAAATAGAGAAAAGAAAAGAAAATTGGAAAGCCCCCGCTTTAAAATTTAATAAGGGTGTGCTTTACAAATATGCAAGAACGGTTTCATCGGCCTCACAAGGTTGTGTTACCGACGAATTTTAA
- the ilvC gene encoding ketol-acid reductoisomerase yields the protein MTNYFNSLSLREQLAQLGTCRFMGSDEFSDGVAALKGKKIVIVGCGAQGLNQGLNMRDSGLDISYALREGAIKEKRQSFKNASENNFKVGTYEELIPTADLVINLTPDKQHTSVIKAIQPHIKKDAVLSYSHGFNIVEEGMKIREDITVIMVAPKCPGSEVREEYKRGFGVPTLIAVHPENDAQGIGFEWAKAYAVATGGDKAGVLESSFVAEVKSDLMGEQTILCGVLQTGSILSFDKMVAEGAEPAYAAKLIQYGWETITEALKHGGITNMMDRLSNPAKIKADEISEELKEIMRPLFQKHMDDIISGAFSSRMMEDWANGDKELLEWRAATGETAFEKTEATSAEIKEQEYFDKGVLLVAFVKSGVELAFETMVEAGIIADSAYYESLHETPLIANTIARKKLFEMNRIISDTAEYGCYLFDHSAKPLIKDYVNALPKEVIGHSFGTDYTGVDNQQLIAINDEIRQHPVEKVGGKLRKAMTAMKKIQE from the coding sequence ATGACGAATTATTTTAACAGTCTTTCTTTACGTGAACAATTAGCCCAACTGGGAACCTGTAGGTTTATGGGTAGTGATGAATTCAGCGACGGAGTGGCTGCTTTAAAAGGAAAAAAAATAGTAATTGTGGGCTGTGGTGCGCAAGGCTTAAATCAAGGTTTAAATATGCGCGATAGCGGACTGGATATTTCTTATGCGCTTCGGGAAGGAGCCATCAAAGAAAAACGCCAGTCTTTTAAAAACGCCTCAGAAAATAATTTTAAAGTTGGGACCTATGAAGAATTGATCCCAACCGCCGATCTGGTGATTAACCTTACGCCAGATAAGCAACATACCTCGGTAATAAAAGCCATCCAACCGCATATTAAAAAAGATGCGGTGCTTTCTTATTCTCACGGCTTTAATATCGTGGAAGAAGGAATGAAAATTCGGGAAGATATTACCGTAATTATGGTGGCGCCAAAATGCCCTGGAAGTGAAGTTCGTGAAGAATATAAACGTGGTTTTGGAGTGCCGACTTTAATTGCGGTACATCCTGAAAACGATGCGCAGGGAATTGGTTTTGAATGGGCTAAAGCTTATGCCGTAGCCACCGGAGGAGATAAAGCCGGGGTTTTGGAATCTTCTTTTGTAGCTGAAGTAAAATCTGATTTAATGGGGGAACAAACCATTTTATGCGGAGTGCTGCAAACTGGATCTATCCTGAGTTTTGATAAAATGGTGGCTGAAGGAGCAGAACCTGCTTACGCTGCGAAATTGATTCAGTATGGTTGGGAAACTATTACCGAAGCTTTAAAGCACGGTGGGATCACCAATATGATGGACAGGCTTTCAAATCCTGCCAAGATCAAGGCCGATGAGATTTCCGAAGAATTAAAAGAAATTATGCGTCCACTTTTTCAAAAGCATATGGATGATATTATTTCTGGAGCCTTTAGCAGCAGAATGATGGAAGACTGGGCAAACGGCGATAAAGAATTGTTGGAATGGCGCGCTGCAACCGGGGAAACTGCTTTTGAAAAAACTGAAGCGACTTCAGCAGAAATAAAAGAACAGGAATATTTTGATAAAGGAGTATTGTTGGTAGCCTTTGTAAAATCGGGCGTGGAACTGGCTTTTGAAACTATGGTAGAAGCAGGAATTATTGCCGATTCGGCTTATTACGAATCGCTGCACGAAACTCCGCTAATCGCCAATACCATTGCGAGAAAGAAATTGTTTGAAATGAACAGGATAATTTCTGATACCGCGGAATATGGTTGCTATTTATTTGATCATTCGGCAAAACCTTTAATTAAAGATTATGTAAATGCTTTACCAAAAGAGGTGATAGGCCATTCTTTTGGAACCGATTATACCGGAGTGGATAATCAGCAGTTAATAGCCATTAATGATGAAATTAGGCAACACCCTGTGGAAAAAGTAGGAGGAAAGCTTAGAAAAGCGATGACTGCAATGAAAAAAATACAGGAATAA